From a region of the Cenarchaeum symbiont of Oopsacas minuta genome:
- a CDS encoding RNase P subunit, with protein MKSHKILARERIQILYKSALVNAKDNPHISQQNVDTLRRISSKYRLPLPYEVRQSICKRCKMFIAPGIKAKMRICNSNVHITCGYCGHVYKKITKNTS; from the coding sequence ATGAAAAGCCACAAAATACTTGCTAGAGAGAGAATACAAATATTGTATAAATCTGCACTAGTAAATGCAAAAGATAATCCTCACATATCTCAACAAAATGTCGACACGTTACGTCGCATTTCTTCAAAATATCGTCTGCCACTCCCATACGAGGTACGACAATCTATTTGTAAAAGATGTAAAATGTTTATAGCTCCTGGAATAAAAGCCAAGATGCGTATATGTAATTCAAATGTACATATAACTTGCGGGTATTGTGGACATGTGTACAAAAAGATCACAAAAAATACTAGTTGA
- a CDS encoding Ribosomal protein S19e — protein sequence MAKIYDVPADKLVTKLADTLKSEDIPAPQWIPFVKTGVHADKPPQKSDWWYTRCASLLRKIYVHGPIGINELCSKYGGGKPHGYGMAHHKSAGGAIIRNAVQGLEKLGYLSKVEKKGRIVSDKGMKKLDCMATEILQELVTKDARLKIYT from the coding sequence ATGGCAAAGATCTATGATGTACCTGCAGATAAACTAGTTACAAAATTGGCAGACACTCTCAAATCCGAAGATATTCCAGCTCCACAGTGGATTCCATTCGTAAAGACAGGAGTGCATGCTGACAAACCTCCACAAAAAAGTGATTGGTGGTATACAAGATGTGCATCGTTGCTACGAAAGATCTATGTGCATGGACCAATTGGAATTAACGAGCTCTGCTCAAAATATGGAGGCGGAAAACCACATGGATATGGAATGGCTCATCATAAAAGCGCTGGTGGTGCAATAATACGCAATGCAGTTCAAGGACTTGAAAAACTCGGTTATCTCTCAAAGGTGGAAAAAAAGGGTAGAATAGTATCCGACAAGGGTATGAAAAAACTAGACTGCATGGCCACTGAAATACTACAAGAGCTTGTTACAAAAGATGCGAGATTGAAAATATACACTTGA
- a CDS encoding DNA repair protein, whose protein sequence is MSAFKLDRQGAFDTINNGQVFLWDKYGDSWYGINGSNVIKIDSFGRIGSMNGGHASFFRTRDNMRKILSEISKDKIVATAVKKSPNMRLLRQDPFQCMITFVISSNSAIPNIRRSIKRLCIKYGSQVSYEGIKFSLFPDSKKLGSATIDGLHSCGLGYRAPYVKAASRANSKLDFDLMRRCEYKTAKDVLLDIPGIGGKVADCIMLFSLDKLDAVPLDRWVIRILEKYYPGKFNVGTSLTPNAYTKIRGKILDHFGRYAGFSQQFLFKAERDAAGKKWLE, encoded by the coding sequence TTGTCAGCGTTTAAGCTAGACAGACAAGGAGCATTTGATACTATAAACAACGGTCAAGTGTTTTTGTGGGATAAATATGGAGATTCATGGTATGGCATCAATGGTAGCAATGTCATAAAGATTGACTCTTTTGGTCGTATAGGCTCTATGAACGGTGGGCATGCAAGCTTTTTTCGTACACGAGATAATATGCGCAAGATACTCTCAGAGATATCCAAAGATAAGATTGTTGCAACAGCGGTAAAAAAATCTCCCAACATGAGGCTCTTGAGACAGGATCCATTTCAATGTATGATTACATTTGTAATTTCTTCAAATTCTGCAATACCAAACATACGTAGATCCATAAAGAGACTATGCATAAAATATGGCAGTCAAGTGTCATATGAGGGCATAAAGTTTTCTCTCTTTCCAGATAGTAAGAAACTTGGATCTGCCACAATTGATGGATTACACTCATGTGGACTAGGATACAGAGCACCATATGTCAAAGCTGCATCTAGAGCAAATTCAAAGTTGGATTTTGATCTAATGCGTCGTTGTGAATATAAAACAGCCAAAGATGTATTATTGGATATACCTGGAATTGGAGGCAAGGTTGCTGACTGTATAATGCTTTTTTCTTTGGACAAGTTGGATGCAGTACCTTTGGATAGATGGGTAATTCGCATATTGGAAAAATATTATCCAGGAAAGTTTAATGTTGGCACATCACTTACACCAAATGCATATACAAAGATACGCGGGAAGATTTTGGATCATTTTGGAAGATATGCGGGATTTTCACAACAATTTTTGTTCAAAGCCGAGAGGGATGCTGCAGGGAAAAAATGGTTAGAGTAA
- a CDS encoding DNA-binding protein — protein sequence MSLPEESQNDFKTTADDAAKQSSLMQILDPQARTRLGNIRLVKPDLATNVENYLLGLAAQGRISQVSDEQLKQILLSLQQPKRNFKFSRV from the coding sequence ATGAGCCTTCCAGAAGAATCCCAAAATGATTTTAAAACAACAGCAGACGATGCTGCCAAACAATCCTCATTGATGCAAATCTTGGATCCTCAAGCACGTACAAGACTAGGTAATATTCGTCTAGTAAAACCAGATCTTGCAACAAACGTTGAAAATTATCTTTTGGGACTTGCAGCACAAGGTCGTATAAGTCAGGTAAGCGATGAACAGCTAAAACAGATTCTATTATCTTTACAGCAGCCAAAACGGAACTTTAAATTTAGTAGAGTATAA